A single genomic interval of Mucilaginibacter robiniae harbors:
- a CDS encoding S66 peptidase family protein — protein sequence MQRKHFLSTLIPVAVTLSSLKNVEAETEVMPKQIKIPPYLQLGDVIGITCPAGYISLEDIQPAVQLMQSWGFQIEVGKTVGKRDFTLGGTDEERAADLQYMLDQPHIKAIMCARGGYGAVRIIDQLNFNRFKKYPKWLIGFSDITVLHNHIHSNCRCATLHSKMCNSFPENWNLAEPIQKETILSIRQALTGERLRYQAPASAFNRLGTVTAPLVGGNLSIIANLAGTVSDIDTKGKILFVEDTGEYAYNIDRLFYNLKRTGKLDRLAGLIVGGFKLKPDDPGEEFGKTLSDIVLSKVKDFSYPICFDFPVGHQKNNFALRCGVPYTLKVTVGGVQLEVQG from the coding sequence ATGCAGCGCAAGCATTTCCTTTCTACCTTAATTCCGGTAGCGGTTACTTTATCCTCCTTAAAAAATGTGGAAGCTGAAACGGAAGTTATGCCGAAGCAGATTAAGATACCGCCATATTTACAACTCGGCGATGTGATCGGGATTACCTGTCCGGCAGGCTACATCTCGCTAGAGGATATTCAGCCAGCTGTTCAGTTAATGCAAAGCTGGGGCTTTCAGATAGAGGTAGGCAAAACAGTAGGGAAGAGGGACTTCACCCTGGGAGGCACCGATGAGGAACGCGCCGCCGATTTGCAATACATGCTCGACCAGCCCCACATTAAAGCCATTATGTGTGCCCGTGGTGGCTACGGTGCTGTACGGATTATTGACCAATTGAATTTTAACCGGTTTAAAAAGTACCCTAAATGGTTGATTGGCTTTAGTGATATTACGGTTTTGCACAACCATATTCATAGCAACTGCCGTTGCGCTACGTTGCACAGTAAAATGTGTAACAGCTTTCCTGAAAACTGGAATTTGGCGGAACCTATTCAAAAAGAAACCATCTTATCCATCAGGCAAGCGCTTACCGGCGAACGCTTGCGGTATCAGGCTCCGGCTTCCGCTTTTAACCGGCTGGGAACGGTTACTGCGCCGCTAGTTGGTGGCAACCTAAGCATTATCGCTAACCTGGCGGGAACTGTATCAGATATAGATACCAAAGGAAAAATTCTTTTTGTGGAAGATACCGGTGAATACGCCTACAACATTGACCGGTTGTTTTATAATCTTAAACGTACCGGCAAACTAGACCGCTTGGCGGGCTTGATTGTCGGCGGCTTTAAACTCAAACCCGACGATCCAGGCGAAGAGTTTGGAAAAACCTTAAGCGACATTGTACTCAGCAAAGTAAAAGATTTTAGTTATCCCATTTGCTTTGATTTTCCGGTTGGACATCAAAAGAACAATTTTGCTTTAAGGTGTGGTGTACCATATACTTTAAAGGTTACTGTAGGTGGTGTACAATTGGAAGTACAGGGATAA
- a CDS encoding DUF4397 domain-containing protein, with protein sequence MKRTLYIALSLLAATLVGCKKNNITQVGDVATGAQIKLIHAAPGVPALDGYINNTKVTPLTTVSVTDNAVATSISTGYVYLGVFPGSNYAVVAPGSTAIKIVASIPVPALKSVQTVAPGATVGNVTQATTNGSAYSVFTMGLPGATINALTTKIVEDKFPAAASNKAYIRLAYLIPNGAPVDLSATYTLTGGTATSRVLTSNTSYGNVTDFVSVDVNSSSTTAYTFQLYLTGTTTKLGTVSASIALAPGRYYTIIGRGLAVDYVVPGTGITLKASTRPTLPVSDPTTKYPEIYFNPAGITYYTNK encoded by the coding sequence ATGAAAAGAACCTTATACATAGCTTTGAGTCTGCTAGCTGCGACACTTGTTGGCTGTAAAAAGAATAATATAACCCAGGTAGGCGATGTGGCTACAGGGGCGCAAATTAAACTAATTCATGCCGCACCGGGCGTACCTGCATTGGATGGCTATATCAACAATACTAAAGTTACGCCTTTAACTACCGTTTCAGTTACTGATAATGCCGTGGCTACCTCTATCAGTACCGGGTACGTTTACTTAGGCGTGTTTCCGGGCAGTAACTATGCTGTGGTTGCACCCGGTAGTACGGCTATAAAAATTGTAGCTTCCATACCAGTACCGGCTCTTAAAAGTGTACAAACTGTAGCACCAGGCGCTACGGTGGGCAACGTGACGCAAGCTACAACTAATGGCAGTGCTTATTCTGTATTCACTATGGGTTTACCGGGAGCTACTATCAATGCTTTAACTACCAAAATAGTGGAGGATAAATTTCCGGCAGCCGCAAGTAACAAAGCTTACATTCGTTTGGCATACCTAATACCCAACGGTGCACCGGTTGATTTATCAGCAACCTACACCCTTACAGGCGGTACAGCTACCTCCCGGGTTTTAACTAGTAATACCAGCTATGGCAACGTGACTGATTTTGTTTCGGTTGATGTTAACTCATCCAGTACTACGGCTTATACCTTTCAGTTGTATTTAACAGGTACTACTACCAAGTTGGGCACTGTATCTGCATCTATTGCCTTGGCACCAGGCCGTTATTACACCATTATTGGTCGTGGTTTGGCTGTCGATTACGTTGTGCCTGGTACCGGCATTACGCTGAAAGCAAGCACCCGACCTACGCTTCCGGTTAGTGACCCCACTACCAAATACCCAGAAATCTATTTCAATCCGGCGGGTATAACTTATTATACTAACAAATAA
- a CDS encoding SusD/RagB family nutrient-binding outer membrane lipoprotein has protein sequence MKKIIYSLTVLFALGLASSCKKYIDINTNPNAPTSVDASTLLPPMLAGMARGVWYDSRYVGQYAQIWGYATANNIWDQEGYAPGSDSGGEMWRTVYFSLGQNVNLMWQDANANKKYDYVGVGWALRAWGWQTGGDMYNNMIVKEAFDPNRLTFDYDTPQDVYAEVVKDCQLALNYLNLAIKTDGSPVSASLAKGDYMYSGDRSRWVKFVYSILAQNALHQSNKSTFNPDLVKKYVDSSFSSNADNASVQCNGSQSGDSNFWGPTRGNLTNYRQSDYIVRLLDGRVFTGSTTQNLTIDPRLPLLLVASKDGAYRGVVPPLGDPNTADVNTAIPQFVGATTATSSTSAAKYLFNDNSRAVLMTYPVLQFMKAEALYKKGDMSGAYEAYIKGVTNALDFASNPPISSSLTGTQKYISDVTINNYLKSACVPQSAAALKLSDILQQKFIALFLWNPLEAWADERRYQYDASVFQGFTVPGTLYPDNAGKQVYLLRPRYNSEYIWNVPALKSIGALDPDYHTKKPWFILP, from the coding sequence ATGAAAAAAATTATATACTCATTAACAGTACTGTTTGCCTTGGGCCTGGCAAGCAGCTGTAAAAAATATATTGATATTAACACTAATCCTAATGCACCTACCAGTGTAGATGCCAGTACCTTGTTGCCGCCTATGTTGGCAGGCATGGCCCGTGGCGTTTGGTACGATAGCCGATACGTTGGCCAGTATGCACAGATATGGGGATATGCAACCGCAAATAATATTTGGGATCAAGAAGGCTATGCACCAGGTTCTGATTCGGGCGGCGAGATGTGGCGTACAGTTTACTTTAGTTTAGGGCAGAACGTGAACCTGATGTGGCAGGATGCTAACGCCAATAAAAAGTATGATTATGTTGGCGTGGGCTGGGCTTTGCGTGCTTGGGGCTGGCAAACCGGCGGCGATATGTATAACAACATGATTGTTAAAGAAGCATTTGACCCAAACCGACTTACTTTTGATTACGATACACCACAAGATGTATATGCTGAAGTAGTAAAAGATTGCCAATTGGCTTTAAACTACCTGAACCTGGCTATTAAAACTGATGGTAGCCCTGTTTCTGCCAGCTTGGCTAAAGGTGATTATATGTATTCTGGCGACCGCAGCAGGTGGGTAAAGTTTGTGTACTCTATATTAGCACAGAATGCTTTACATCAAAGTAACAAATCAACCTTTAACCCAGATTTAGTTAAAAAGTATGTAGATAGCTCATTTAGCAGTAATGCTGATAATGCCAGTGTGCAATGTAATGGTTCACAATCGGGCGATTCCAACTTTTGGGGGCCAACCCGTGGTAATCTGACCAACTATCGGCAGTCTGATTATATAGTTCGCTTGCTGGACGGGCGTGTATTTACGGGTTCCACTACGCAAAATCTTACTATCGACCCGCGTTTGCCTTTGTTACTGGTGGCCAGTAAAGATGGCGCTTACCGCGGTGTGGTTCCGCCACTGGGAGATCCTAACACCGCCGATGTAAATACCGCTATACCGCAGTTTGTTGGTGCAACTACAGCTACTTCAAGTACATCAGCAGCTAAATACCTATTTAATGATAACTCCAGAGCTGTGCTCATGACTTATCCTGTACTACAGTTTATGAAGGCTGAGGCACTTTATAAGAAAGGAGATATGAGTGGCGCTTATGAAGCTTATATAAAAGGAGTAACAAATGCCTTAGATTTTGCAAGCAATCCACCCATTAGTTCTTCGCTTACAGGTACCCAGAAATATATTTCTGATGTAACTATCAACAACTATCTGAAAAGTGCATGTGTGCCACAATCGGCGGCGGCCTTAAAGCTAAGCGATATTTTGCAGCAGAAATTTATTGCGTTGTTTTTATGGAACCCGCTTGAAGCTTGGGCTGATGAGCGCAGATACCAGTATGATGCGAGCGTTTTTCAAGGATTTACGGTACCTGGCACTTTGTATCCTGATAATGCAGGTAAGCAGGTGTATCTGCTTAGGCCGCGCTACAATTCAGAATACATCTGGAATGTTCCGGCTCTGAAAAGTATAGGTGCCTTGGATCCTGATTATCATACCAAAAAACCTTGGTTTATTTTACCATAA
- a CDS encoding SusC/RagA family TonB-linked outer membrane protein: MRRFLLFFLLVSCCCFTQVIAQTRTITGRVISSDDNNALPGVTVKVKGTTTAVTTSIQGQYSIKANAGQVLVFTFVGTLPVERTIGADNVINVQLQPDVTNLKEVVVQTGFGVRQEKRDLTSSVQVVKGADVQATQRENFVNALQGRVAGANVTSTSGQPGASASIVLRGITSIGNSNQPLFVVDGIRVNNDALSQSALTSNGDNRREDFTNRIADLNPDDIESITVLKGADAAAVYGSDAAGGAIVVTTKKGRSGNGALTYDNDFSFSNAYRFPKIQSTFGPGTNGYTNPLTRQAFGPAYAAGTPTYNNLKNIFQTGFSQQHNLAFEAGTDAASYRISSEYRHTGGVLPVAYNDKFSLRFAGSAKLTPKLTSSATFNYFNIDNRKLNKGNSGTYINALAWPTNDDVRNYLNPDGSRRLLLPPSIANVVSDASVDFDNPLWDANKNISRDKTNRMLGNVDLSYDPAKWLNLRGLVGIDFYTTNGNNLLSQYSSSYQNSALNSFASTSGISSGGIIDNYSDTNLLLNGSFFATLKHNFGDFRTTLALGTELYDNRDQINGYYGERFLQPDFNSVNNTTPTTQRNSSNFFESRRIAQIARLSIVWKEMFTFNASGRNDYSSRLGGTSNYRYFYPSAGVGFNFTELPGLKNNKVLTFGKVRFSYAGVGKDPYRPYEILSSVIQQTTTGGGFAYDVTGNNPNLKAEKDYQMELGAELQFFNGRIGAEINLYKYRATDQIFDPRISYGSGYVLEFVNGGEIQNKGIEMQLTGKPVVGQNFSWNTFVNFTLNRGKVINLGNLPEYYNSDTNIYANVRASLFPGSSLSNIASYSYARNNQGQILVDPSSGLPISNATFVTVGDRQPKFNIGFGNNFTYKAFNLSFLFDIRKGGDVFNGNELFLTRYGLSTRTLNRQTPIIIPGVLKDGNENSATPTANTIQITPYNQSTYYSSAIESDFVEHNINWLRLRDITLNYTFPQKLLAKQKVFKSAGVFVTATEVFMITNYSGADPDVNGTNSSTRGPGAAGFDYGTLPTPRTISFGVRVKL; encoded by the coding sequence ATGAGGAGATTTCTACTCTTTTTTCTTTTAGTGAGTTGTTGCTGCTTTACACAAGTAATTGCGCAAACCCGAACTATAACCGGCAGAGTAATCAGCAGTGATGACAATAATGCATTGCCAGGAGTTACGGTGAAAGTTAAAGGTACTACTACCGCCGTAACCACCAGCATTCAGGGGCAGTATAGCATCAAGGCCAACGCCGGGCAGGTACTGGTATTTACCTTTGTGGGCACTTTGCCTGTGGAGCGTACCATTGGTGCAGATAATGTAATTAATGTTCAGCTGCAGCCCGATGTTACCAACCTGAAAGAGGTGGTAGTACAAACAGGCTTCGGGGTAAGGCAGGAAAAGCGTGATTTAACTTCATCGGTACAGGTGGTAAAAGGTGCCGATGTGCAGGCCACCCAGCGCGAAAACTTTGTGAATGCTTTGCAAGGCCGTGTAGCAGGTGCTAATGTAACCAGTACCAGCGGCCAGCCTGGAGCATCGGCATCAATTGTTTTACGTGGTATTACCTCTATTGGTAACAGCAATCAGCCGTTATTTGTGGTTGATGGTATAAGGGTAAACAATGACGCATTAAGTCAAAGTGCCTTAACCTCCAACGGCGATAACCGCCGCGAAGACTTTACCAACCGTATTGCTGATTTAAACCCTGACGATATTGAAAGTATCACTGTACTTAAAGGCGCTGATGCTGCTGCGGTATATGGTTCGGATGCAGCAGGTGGTGCTATTGTAGTTACTACTAAAAAGGGAAGAAGTGGGAATGGCGCCTTGACTTACGATAATGATTTTAGCTTTTCTAATGCGTATCGTTTTCCTAAAATACAAAGTACCTTTGGGCCGGGTACAAACGGTTATACAAACCCATTAACCCGGCAGGCTTTTGGCCCTGCCTATGCTGCCGGAACACCCACCTATAACAACCTGAAAAATATTTTCCAAACCGGCTTCAGCCAACAACACAATTTAGCTTTCGAAGCAGGTACTGATGCGGCCAGTTACCGTATATCATCCGAGTACCGGCATACCGGAGGAGTATTACCTGTAGCTTACAACGATAAATTTTCATTACGTTTTGCCGGTTCAGCCAAGCTTACCCCTAAGTTAACCAGCAGCGCTACCTTCAATTACTTCAATATTGATAACCGAAAGCTGAACAAGGGTAATTCAGGCACTTATATTAATGCCTTAGCTTGGCCTACTAATGATGATGTGCGCAATTACCTGAACCCTGATGGTAGCCGCAGGCTATTACTGCCACCCAGTATAGCAAATGTGGTTTCTGATGCTAGTGTTGATTTTGATAACCCCCTATGGGATGCCAACAAAAACATTAGTCGTGATAAAACTAACCGTATGCTAGGCAATGTTGATCTATCATACGATCCGGCAAAATGGTTAAATCTACGTGGATTGGTGGGTATTGATTTTTATACCACCAATGGTAACAACCTATTGAGTCAATACAGCTCATCTTATCAAAATTCGGCATTAAACAGTTTTGCTTCTACTAGTGGTATCTCCAGCGGGGGAATTATTGATAACTACAGCGATACTAACCTATTGCTAAATGGGTCATTCTTTGCCACACTAAAGCACAACTTTGGTGATTTTCGAACTACACTTGCACTCGGAACGGAGCTTTATGATAACCGCGACCAAATTAATGGTTATTATGGTGAACGGTTTTTGCAGCCCGATTTTAACAGCGTTAATAATACAACCCCAACCACGCAACGCAACTCCAGCAACTTCTTTGAAAGCCGACGCATTGCTCAGATTGCACGGTTAAGCATCGTTTGGAAAGAGATGTTCACCTTTAATGCCAGTGGACGTAATGATTATTCCTCACGTTTAGGAGGAACATCAAACTATAGATATTTTTATCCTTCGGCAGGTGTTGGCTTTAACTTTACCGAGCTGCCAGGCCTTAAAAATAATAAAGTGTTAACCTTTGGTAAGGTACGCTTTTCATACGCTGGCGTTGGTAAAGACCCATACCGTCCTTATGAAATTTTGTCAAGTGTAATACAACAAACTACTACAGGTGGTGGCTTTGCTTATGATGTTACAGGTAACAACCCCAACTTAAAAGCTGAGAAGGACTATCAAATGGAATTAGGTGCTGAACTGCAATTCTTTAATGGCCGTATTGGTGCAGAAATTAACTTGTATAAATATCGCGCTACAGACCAGATATTTGATCCTCGCATTAGCTATGGTTCTGGATATGTGCTGGAGTTTGTTAATGGCGGCGAGATACAGAATAAAGGTATAGAAATGCAATTAACCGGTAAGCCTGTGGTAGGCCAGAATTTTAGTTGGAATACCTTTGTGAACTTTACCTTAAACCGTGGTAAGGTAATTAACCTGGGTAACTTACCTGAGTATTATAATTCGGATACGAACATTTACGCTAACGTTCGCGCCAGTCTTTTTCCGGGCAGTAGCTTAAGCAATATTGCTTCTTACTCCTATGCGCGTAACAATCAAGGGCAAATACTGGTTGATCCAAGCAGCGGCTTGCCTATATCAAATGCTACTTTCGTTACCGTTGGCGACCGTCAGCCTAAATTTAATATTGGCTTTGGCAATAATTTTACTTATAAAGCTTTCAACTTGTCGTTCCTGTTTGATATTCGAAAAGGTGGTGACGTATTTAATGGCAATGAATTATTCTTAACCCGCTATGGTTTAAGCACCCGTACTCTTAACCGTCAAACACCAATTATTATTCCGGGCGTGTTGAAAGATGGCAATGAAAACTCAGCTACACCTACTGCTAATACTATACAAATCACTCCATACAACCAAAGCACTTATTATAGCAGCGCCATTGAATCTGATTTTGTGGAACACAACATCAACTGGTTGCGTCTGCGAGATATTACCTTGAATTATACTTTTCCGCAAAAGCTATTGGCCAAACAAAAGGTATTCAAATCTGCCGGGGTATTTGTAACCGCAACTGAGGTATTCATGATTACTAATTATTCAGGTGCTGACCCCGATGTAAATGGTACTAACTCATCAACCCGCGGGCCTGGTGCTGCTGGTTTTGATTATGGTACTTTGCCTACACCGCGCACTATTTCTTTTGGGGTAAGAGTAAAATTATAA
- a CDS encoding TolC family protein, producing MFKNKFKFSYILFGILFLAACSNLKTVTVAPPENMPATYQNSPDTANIAALPISSFFTDAYLVRLIDTALKANPDIRMALQRIEIANANLKYTGLQLLPSVNLNANAGLEKYGDYTMNGVGNYDTNLSPNINGKQHIPNHTPDYFLGFRSSWEVDLWGKLRSRKKAAFNRFLASQSGYKMVTTALTAQIATNYYQLLSLDNELSIIRKNIALQSNALEIVKIQKLGGRATELAVQQFLAQLKRTQGLEYQTLQQITETENQLNFLTGKFIQPIYRDTSISTLKVPAVLKAGVPSQLLLNRPDIREAEFELKALNADIKAVHAAFFPALTLSPYIGYNAFNTSLLFNSGSLAYGVLGGLTTPIFNRRLLKADYARTIAQGNEALFNYQKTVLSSFQEVMNSLNSIQNYSQMYNQKQQEVQALNNAVAVANDLYLVGRANYLEVITAQRNVLDAELELANTKKNIFIGAVNLYRSVGGGWKR from the coding sequence ATGTTCAAAAACAAGTTTAAATTTTCATATATCTTATTCGGCATACTTTTCCTGGCAGCCTGTAGTAATCTGAAAACAGTTACCGTTGCTCCTCCGGAGAATATGCCGGCCACTTACCAAAATTCGCCAGATACGGCCAATATTGCTGCCTTACCTATATCCAGCTTTTTTACGGATGCTTATTTAGTAAGATTGATTGATACAGCCTTAAAAGCTAACCCCGACATTCGGATGGCCTTGCAGCGCATTGAAATTGCCAACGCTAATCTAAAATATACAGGCTTGCAATTATTACCCTCGGTTAATTTGAATGCCAATGCTGGCTTAGAAAAATATGGTGATTACACCATGAACGGCGTTGGTAATTACGATACCAACCTATCGCCCAATATCAATGGCAAGCAGCATATACCTAACCATACACCCGATTACTTTTTAGGTTTTCGCAGCTCGTGGGAGGTAGATTTGTGGGGTAAACTGCGGAGCCGTAAAAAAGCGGCCTTTAATCGCTTTCTAGCTAGCCAAAGTGGTTATAAAATGGTAACTACGGCTCTTACGGCACAAATAGCGACCAACTATTATCAACTGCTTTCTTTAGATAATGAGTTAAGCATCATTCGCAAAAACATTGCTTTGCAAAGTAATGCGCTGGAAATTGTTAAAATTCAGAAGCTAGGGGGTAGAGCTACCGAGTTAGCGGTTCAGCAATTTTTAGCTCAGTTGAAGCGTACGCAGGGTTTAGAGTATCAGACCCTGCAGCAAATTACCGAGACTGAAAACCAGCTTAATTTTTTGACTGGTAAGTTCATACAACCTATTTACCGCGATACGTCTATCAGTACCTTAAAAGTACCTGCGGTTTTGAAAGCAGGTGTGCCTTCACAATTGCTGCTTAACCGGCCCGATATTAGGGAGGCGGAATTTGAATTGAAAGCTCTAAATGCCGATATTAAAGCGGTACATGCTGCCTTTTTTCCTGCGTTAACGCTTTCGCCATATATTGGTTATAATGCTTTCAATACTTCTTTGTTGTTCAACTCAGGCTCACTTGCCTATGGCGTTTTAGGTGGATTAACAACGCCTATATTTAACCGGCGATTACTAAAAGCTGATTATGCCCGTACTATAGCGCAAGGCAATGAAGCATTGTTTAATTATCAAAAAACAGTTTTATCCAGCTTTCAAGAAGTGATGAACAGCTTGAACAGCATACAAAATTATAGCCAGATGTATAATCAGAAACAGCAGGAAGTTCAGGCTTTAAACAATGCAGTGGCTGTAGCTAATGATTTGTATTTGGTAGGTCGTGCTAACTATCTGGAAGTAATTACTGCACAACGTAATGTGCTGGATGCCGAATTGGAACTGGCGAATACCAAGAAGAATATTTTTATAGGTGCCGTTAATTTGTACCGTTCTGTTGGTGGTGGCTGGAAAAGATAA